A window of Tautonia plasticadhaerens contains these coding sequences:
- a CDS encoding class IV adenylate cyclase: MAPTSDPLALRAILSSVLGVLGVVRKRRWIYLVRQTRIHLDRVEVLGDYLELEVVLRPEQDEGEGVVIAQDLMGRLGIGEDDLVEVAYVDLLMGGR; encoded by the coding sequence GACCCGCTGGCGCTCAGGGCGATCCTCTCGTCGGTCCTCGGCGTCCTCGGCGTCGTCAGGAAGCGGCGGTGGATCTACCTCGTCAGGCAGACCCGCATCCACTTGGACCGGGTCGAGGTGCTCGGCGATTACCTCGAACTGGAGGTCGTGCTGCGACCCGAGCAGGACGAGGGCGAGGGGGTCGTCATCGCTCAGGATTTGATGGGACGACTCGGGATCGGCGAGGACGACCTCGTCGAGGTCGCCTACGTCGACCTGCTGATGGGCGGGCGATGA
- a CDS encoding recombinase family protein codes for MSDATRSPKLRPWHLDRAAFVYVRQSTPQQVLDHRESTDRQYALADRAVALGWPRDRVTTIDDDLGKSGQSIEGRPGFQRLLAEVALDNVGLILGLEMSRLARSNRDWHQLLELCARFRVLLADADAVYDPADHNDRLLLGLHGMLNEAELHVIKERMCQGRLNKARRGEPMGSPPLGYVRLASGEWAIDPDEQVQATVRLIFDRFDREGTLHGLLRYLVHHGVRIPIRPRHGPNRGGLEWRRPNRPTLSNVLHHPAYAGAYRFGHREVDPRRKRPGRPDTGKLVRRPEECLVLIRDRLPAYITWERFCDNQERLEANRARRDRPGAPRQGASLLAGLLRCGRCGRRMLVRYSGATGRYSYTCARGAADHAEPICQSLSGPALDGLVAGRVLAAVEPAALEASLAAVAEVERERSELARHWRLRLERAGCEADRAARQYQACEPENRLVGRELERRWEEALRAQRRLEDEHERWRGSAPGRLSPDDERTIRSLAGDLPAVWQATTTTPAERQRIARLLIDHVSVTVDKASERVDVTLHWSGGMTESHAMSRPVKRYDLLADYPRLVERLRGWRAERLSPAAMAERLNVEGFRPPKRAERFTRGMVQRLLWHLGLARTPFGSPAGLGRDEYRPSSLARRLGVSRDTVRRWVRVGWLTAHRDAQGHHVIWADGSELRRLRELRRLPRTWANKGRLAELTRPRPRPGR; via the coding sequence ATGAGTGACGCAACCCGCTCGCCCAAGCTCCGGCCCTGGCATCTCGACCGGGCGGCCTTCGTCTACGTCCGCCAATCCACACCCCAGCAGGTGCTCGACCACCGCGAGTCCACCGACCGGCAGTACGCCCTGGCCGACCGCGCCGTCGCCCTCGGGTGGCCACGGGACCGCGTCACCACGATCGACGACGACCTGGGCAAGAGCGGCCAGTCGATCGAGGGCCGGCCCGGGTTCCAGCGGCTGCTGGCCGAGGTGGCGCTCGACAACGTCGGGCTGATCCTCGGCCTGGAGATGAGCCGGCTGGCCCGGTCCAACCGCGACTGGCACCAGCTGCTCGAGCTCTGCGCCCGCTTCCGCGTGCTCCTGGCCGACGCCGACGCCGTCTACGACCCGGCCGACCACAACGACAGGCTCCTGCTGGGCCTGCACGGCATGTTGAACGAGGCAGAACTTCATGTCATCAAGGAGCGGATGTGCCAGGGCCGGCTCAACAAGGCCCGCCGGGGCGAGCCGATGGGCTCCCCGCCGCTGGGCTACGTACGCCTCGCCTCGGGCGAGTGGGCGATCGACCCCGACGAGCAGGTCCAGGCGACCGTGCGGCTGATCTTCGACCGGTTCGACCGCGAGGGTACCCTGCACGGCCTGCTCCGCTACCTGGTCCACCACGGGGTCCGCATCCCGATCCGACCCCGCCACGGCCCCAACCGCGGCGGGTTGGAGTGGCGGCGGCCGAACCGCCCGACGCTGTCGAACGTCCTGCACCACCCGGCCTACGCCGGTGCCTACCGGTTCGGCCACCGGGAGGTCGACCCGCGGCGCAAGCGGCCCGGGCGGCCCGACACCGGCAAGCTGGTCCGCCGCCCGGAGGAGTGCCTGGTGCTGATCCGCGACCGGCTGCCGGCCTACATCACCTGGGAGCGGTTCTGTGACAACCAGGAGCGGCTGGAGGCCAACCGGGCCCGCCGGGACCGCCCCGGCGCGCCGCGGCAGGGGGCCTCGCTGCTGGCCGGACTCCTGCGGTGCGGGCGGTGCGGCCGGCGGATGCTCGTGCGGTACTCGGGGGCGACGGGCCGGTACAGCTACACCTGTGCCCGCGGGGCGGCCGACCACGCCGAGCCGATCTGCCAGAGCCTCTCCGGGCCGGCGCTCGACGGGCTGGTCGCCGGCCGGGTCCTGGCGGCGGTGGAGCCGGCGGCGCTGGAGGCGAGCTTGGCGGCGGTGGCCGAGGTCGAGCGCGAGCGGTCCGAGCTGGCCCGGCACTGGCGGCTCCGCCTCGAACGCGCCGGCTGCGAGGCCGACCGCGCGGCCCGGCAGTACCAGGCCTGCGAGCCGGAGAATCGCCTGGTCGGCCGCGAGTTGGAGCGGCGCTGGGAGGAGGCGTTGAGGGCGCAGCGGCGCCTCGAGGACGAGCACGAGCGGTGGCGGGGGTCGGCCCCCGGTCGGCTCTCACCGGACGACGAGCGGACGATCCGGTCGCTGGCCGGCGACTTGCCGGCGGTGTGGCAGGCGACGACGACGACGCCCGCCGAGCGGCAGCGGATCGCCCGACTCCTGATTGACCACGTGTCCGTCACCGTGGACAAGGCGAGCGAGCGGGTCGATGTGACGCTCCACTGGTCCGGCGGCATGACCGAGTCGCACGCCATGTCCCGGCCGGTGAAGCGGTACGACCTCCTGGCCGACTACCCCCGACTGGTCGAGCGACTGCGGGGATGGCGCGCCGAGCGGCTCAGCCCGGCGGCGATGGCCGAGCGGCTCAACGTCGAGGGGTTCCGTCCCCCGAAGCGGGCCGAGCGGTTCACGCGGGGGATGGTGCAACGGCTGCTCTGGCACCTGGGGCTGGCCCGCACGCCCTTCGGCAGCCCGGCCGGCCTCGGCCGCGACGAATACCGGCCGTCGTCGCTGGCGCGTCGGCTGGGGGTGTCGCGAGACACGGTGCGGCGATGGGTGCGGGTCGGGTGGTTGACGGCGCATCGCGACGCCCAGGGCCACCACGTGATCTGGGCCGACGGGTCCGAGCTGCGGCGGCTGCGCGAGCTCCGCCGGCTGCCGCGGACGTGGGCGAACAAGGGGCGGCTTGCCGAACTGACCAGACCGAGGCCGCGCCCGGGACGGTAG
- a CDS encoding DUF1990 family protein — protein sequence MGRWEHFCLGWAEVSPPVTPIRTGKVVATVARRLGLWWLNACRIVYVVDEEGPVCRCGFAWGTLPDHAVSGEERFLVEWDRASGEVRYDILAFSRPQRLLSRLGYRSLRRVQHQVGRESAAAMARAVGGGTRGDS from the coding sequence CTGGGGCGCTGGGAGCACTTCTGCCTCGGCTGGGCGGAGGTGAGCCCGCCCGTGACGCCGATCCGCACCGGCAAGGTCGTGGCGACCGTGGCCCGGCGCCTGGGGCTTTGGTGGCTCAACGCCTGCCGGATCGTCTACGTCGTCGACGAGGAAGGGCCGGTCTGCCGGTGCGGGTTCGCCTGGGGGACGCTCCCCGACCACGCCGTCTCGGGCGAGGAGCGGTTCCTCGTCGAGTGGGACCGGGCGTCCGGCGAGGTCCGGTACGACATCCTGGCGTTCTCCCGCCCGCAGCGGCTCCTGTCCCGGTTGGGCTATCGGTCCCTGCGTCGGGTCCAGCACCAGGTCGGGCGGGAGTCGGCGGCGGCGATGGCGAGGGCGGTCGGGGGCGGGACCCGAGGAGACTCCTGA
- a CDS encoding DUF1990 family protein, protein MRRPSAEAIRRFLASQARLGFTYPEVGATASRPPAGYVVDRTRIGLGAGEEVF, encoded by the coding sequence ATGCGGCGACCTTCAGCCGAGGCGATCCGGCGGTTTCTGGCATCGCAGGCGAGGCTCGGCTTCACCTACCCGGAGGTCGGGGCGACGGCAAGCCGACCTCCCGCCGGCTACGTGGTGGACCGCACCCGCATCGGGCTGGGGGCGGGCGAGGAGGTCTTCTAG
- a CDS encoding NAD(P)H-binding protein — translation MPNADGDDRPTILLTGGTGYVGGRLIPLLERRPSSLRCLARDPETLRPRVRPTTEVVPGDVLDRPSLGRALQGVHTAYYLVHLMSGAGSKDFERADRQAASNFAEAASQSGVRRIVYLGGLGDDSDPDLSPHLHSRHEVGAILRDSGVETIEFRAAMVIGAGSLSFELMRSLTDRLPVMLCPRWLTTPTQPIAVDDVLSYLLAALDLPPGGSRIFEIGAPEVVSYGDLIRVYARHRGLRRWLISVPILTPYLSGLWLALVTPASFEVGRHLIEGLKNPMVVRDRAALDVFPIRPMGVE, via the coding sequence ATGCCGAACGCCGATGGCGATGATCGCCCGACCATCCTGCTGACCGGCGGCACCGGCTACGTCGGGGGACGGCTGATCCCGCTGCTCGAACGACGGCCGTCATCTCTCCGCTGCCTTGCCCGTGACCCGGAGACGTTGCGACCCCGTGTCCGACCCACGACCGAGGTCGTGCCGGGGGACGTGCTCGATCGACCATCGCTGGGCCGGGCGTTGCAGGGCGTCCACACGGCGTACTACCTCGTCCACCTTATGTCCGGGGCCGGGTCGAAGGACTTCGAGCGGGCAGACCGCCAGGCGGCGAGCAATTTCGCAGAGGCAGCCAGCCAGTCCGGGGTCAGACGCATCGTCTACCTCGGCGGCCTGGGCGACGACTCCGACCCGGACCTCTCCCCGCACCTCCACAGCCGGCACGAGGTCGGGGCGATCCTGCGGGACTCCGGCGTCGAGACGATCGAGTTCCGGGCGGCGATGGTCATCGGGGCGGGCAGCCTGTCGTTCGAGTTGATGCGTTCGCTGACCGACCGCCTGCCCGTGATGCTCTGCCCCCGCTGGCTCACGACGCCGACGCAGCCGATCGCCGTGGATGACGTGCTGAGCTACCTCCTGGCGGCGCTCGACCTGCCGCCGGGCGGAAGCCGCATCTTCGAGATCGGTGCGCCGGAGGTCGTCTCCTACGGCGACCTGATCCGGGTATACGCCCGGCATCGAGGGCTGCGGCGCTGGCTGATCTCGGTGCCGATCTTGACGCCCTACCTCTCGGGGCTCTGGCTGGCCCTCGTCACGCCCGCCAGCTTCGAGGTCGGGCGACACCTGATCGAGGGCCTCAAGAACCCGATGGTGGTCCGGGATCGGGCGGCGCTGGACGTGTTCCCGATCCGCCCGATGGGTGTCGAGTAG
- a CDS encoding rhodanese-like domain-containing protein: MTRSSRPSRLARRITRHRPGLSLVGALSAAVGVGAAFVFGRSPGWATVKRLIRLQFPDVRRVTTEQLEGWLDDPERQSPLLLDVRAEDEYAVSHLPGAIHVPPDAGIEELLASVTEDRPIVAYCSVGYRSSVMARRLREAGFEEVANLEGSIFQWANEGRPVVRGGEQVEEVHPYDDRWGRLLDRRLHPRGREE, encoded by the coding sequence ATGACCCGATCATCGAGGCCATCCCGGCTCGCCCGCAGGATCACCCGCCATCGGCCTGGGCTCTCGCTGGTCGGTGCCCTCTCGGCTGCCGTCGGCGTTGGGGCTGCGTTCGTCTTCGGGCGCTCGCCAGGCTGGGCGACGGTGAAGCGGCTGATCCGCCTCCAGTTCCCCGACGTGCGTCGGGTGACCACGGAGCAACTGGAGGGGTGGCTGGACGATCCCGAACGGCAATCCCCGCTGCTGCTGGACGTTCGAGCCGAGGATGAGTATGCCGTCAGCCACCTGCCCGGAGCGATCCACGTCCCCCCGGATGCAGGGATCGAAGAACTCCTGGCTTCCGTCACGGAGGACCGCCCGATCGTCGCCTACTGCTCGGTCGGCTACCGCTCCTCGGTCATGGCACGTCGGCTCCGGGAGGCCGGGTTCGAGGAGGTTGCCAACCTCGAAGGCTCGATCTTCCAGTGGGCGAACGAGGGTCGCCCCGTGGTCCGGGGCGGTGAACAAGTCGAGGAGGTCCACCCCTACGACGACCGCTGGGGACGGCTGCTGGACCGCCGCTTGCACCCACGAGGCCGGGAGGAGTAG
- a CDS encoding cytochrome P450: protein MVRPKKTPGPRGSPLVGNTLQYMRDPLGFLAGVAHEHGDVARLRLAGLDCCLLGHPDDIEAVLRRRHQDYKKDRLTQRLVPLVGYGLLTSEGDFWRRQRKLVQPAFSHRQVERYAGVMVGHTERMLTAWEDGRGRDIHAEMSTLALAIVAETLFAADVEGEAKAVSEALDVLTTYFMSPLSIFPLRGYLPLPSTVRFRRAVRRVDEVLYGIIERRRRSGHDSGDLLGRLLAAQDDEGVGMTDRQLRDEAVTLFLAGHETTALALTYALVLLAGHPDAQERLAAEVDEVLGDRPATTGDVPELRYTGWVVREAMRLYPPAWMIGREALADCEFGGHHVAAGTQLLMAQWVVHRDPRWFDEPEDFRPERWDGELERRLSRGAYFPFGDGPRICIGQHFAMLEAVLVLATVVRRYRLSPASDEPLTLIPSVTLRPRGGVRLVAHERRAAARPASRA from the coding sequence ATGGTCCGCCCGAAGAAGACGCCCGGTCCCAGAGGCAGCCCGCTGGTCGGCAACACCCTCCAGTACATGCGAGACCCGCTGGGCTTCCTCGCCGGGGTCGCCCATGAGCACGGCGACGTGGCCCGGTTACGCCTCGCCGGCCTGGACTGCTGCCTGCTCGGCCACCCCGACGACATCGAGGCGGTGCTCCGCAGACGCCACCAGGACTACAAGAAGGACCGCCTCACACAGCGGCTCGTCCCGCTGGTCGGGTACGGGCTGCTGACCAGCGAAGGCGACTTCTGGAGGCGGCAACGCAAGCTCGTCCAGCCGGCATTCTCGCACCGCCAGGTCGAACGATACGCCGGGGTCATGGTCGGGCACACCGAGCGGATGCTGACGGCCTGGGAGGACGGCCGGGGGCGGGACATCCACGCCGAGATGTCGACTTTGGCGCTGGCGATCGTCGCCGAGACCCTCTTCGCCGCCGACGTGGAGGGCGAGGCAAAGGCGGTCTCCGAGGCGCTCGACGTGCTGACGACCTACTTCATGAGCCCCCTGAGCATCTTCCCGCTGCGGGGCTACCTGCCGCTGCCCTCGACCGTCCGGTTCCGCCGGGCGGTGCGCCGGGTCGACGAGGTCCTCTACGGCATCATCGAGCGGCGACGGCGCAGCGGGCACGACTCGGGCGACCTGCTCGGCAGGCTGCTGGCCGCCCAGGACGACGAGGGCGTCGGCATGACCGACCGGCAGTTGCGGGACGAGGCGGTGACCCTCTTCCTCGCCGGGCACGAGACGACCGCCCTCGCCCTGACCTACGCCCTGGTCCTGCTCGCCGGTCATCCCGACGCCCAGGAGCGGCTGGCGGCCGAGGTCGACGAGGTGCTCGGCGACCGCCCGGCGACGACCGGGGACGTGCCCGAGTTGCGGTACACCGGGTGGGTCGTCCGGGAGGCGATGCGGCTCTACCCGCCCGCCTGGATGATCGGCCGGGAGGCGCTGGCGGACTGCGAGTTCGGCGGTCATCACGTCGCCGCCGGGACGCAACTGCTCATGGCGCAGTGGGTCGTGCACCGGGACCCGAGGTGGTTCGACGAGCCTGAGGATTTCCGGCCGGAGCGGTGGGACGGCGAACTGGAGCGTCGGCTGTCCCGAGGCGCCTACTTCCCGTTCGGCGACGGACCTCGCATCTGCATCGGGCAGCACTTCGCCATGCTGGAGGCGGTGCTGGTGCTGGCGACGGTCGTCCGGCGGTACCGGCTCTCGCCGGCATCGGACGAGCCGCTGACGCTCATCCCCTCGGTGACCCTGCGACCGAGGGGCGGCGTCCGGCTGGTCGCCCACGAGCGCCGGGCTGCCGCACGCCCCGCATCACGTGCCTGA
- a CDS encoding calcium-binding protein: protein MAKARKKPSGKPERDEAREDRITMEVVVDAYGEDERAMGWYCYLDEQLHTPFRTRCVRERAVSPLRVGDEVEVVGMSPEDECRREMFASIRWEGDRTLAVPLSQLEVIDGDEETRQSVEDWHYWTDMGYEF, encoded by the coding sequence ATGGCAAAAGCTCGCAAGAAACCCAGTGGCAAGCCCGAGCGGGACGAGGCCCGTGAAGATCGCATCACGATGGAGGTCGTCGTCGACGCCTACGGCGAGGACGAGCGGGCGATGGGCTGGTACTGCTACCTCGACGAACAGCTTCACACGCCCTTCCGAACCCGTTGCGTCCGGGAGCGTGCCGTCTCGCCGCTCCGGGTCGGGGACGAGGTCGAGGTCGTGGGCATGTCGCCGGAGGACGAGTGCCGCCGGGAGATGTTCGCCTCGATCCGCTGGGAGGGGGATCGGACCCTCGCCGTGCCGCTGTCCCAACTGGAGGTCATCGACGGCGACGAGGAGACCCGGCAGTCGGTCGAGGACTGGCACTACTGGACGGACATGGGGTACGAGTTCTGA
- a CDS encoding YbhB/YbcL family Raf kinase inhibitor-like protein — protein MTIPLTSPAFEEGADIPRNYTCDGEDISPPLSWSGVPDQARSLVLICDDPDAPRGTFTHWVLYDLPPEVTRLPEGLPTDQTIRVGSGGGKHEARQGKNDFRKPGYGGPCPPSGTHRYLFQLFALDSTTGLEPGATRQQVERAMLGHVLAQGQLMGRYTRGR, from the coding sequence ATGACGATCCCGTTGACGAGCCCCGCCTTCGAGGAAGGCGCTGACATCCCCCGGAACTACACCTGCGACGGCGAGGACATCTCTCCGCCGCTGTCCTGGTCCGGCGTCCCGGATCAGGCCCGATCGCTCGTGCTGATCTGCGACGACCCGGATGCGCCCAGGGGGACTTTCACCCACTGGGTCCTGTACGACCTGCCGCCCGAAGTCACCAGGCTGCCCGAGGGCCTGCCGACCGACCAGACGATCCGGGTGGGTTCGGGCGGGGGCAAGCACGAAGCGAGGCAGGGGAAGAACGACTTCCGCAAGCCCGGCTACGGCGGACCCTGCCCGCCCTCAGGCACCCATCGCTATCTCTTCCAGCTCTTCGCCCTCGACTCGACGACGGGCCTGGAGCCCGGGGCGACCCGGCAGCAGGTGGAGCGTGCCATGCTGGGGCACGTCCTGGCGCAGGGGCAGTTGATGGGCCGGTACACGAGGGGCAGGTAG
- a CDS encoding DJ-1/PfpI family protein, which produces MARRTVGILVFPDVEVLDFCGPFEVFSVTRLDEGRRRDEPSPYEVALVAGSTDLVVATGGLKVVPDFALDDCPALDVLVVPGGWGVRPLMNDKRLLSWIGERAGGVETLASVCTCSMLLGQAGLLDGRRATTHWMALDWMRSSFPAATVLGDLHVVEDGGVVTSAGISAGIDMALRVVGRHHGEALARATARFMEYPFPEDNRRRV; this is translated from the coding sequence ATGGCCCGCAGAACGGTTGGCATCCTGGTGTTCCCGGACGTGGAGGTCCTCGACTTCTGCGGCCCGTTCGAGGTCTTCTCCGTCACCCGCCTGGACGAGGGACGAAGGCGGGACGAGCCCTCGCCCTACGAGGTCGCTTTGGTCGCCGGGTCGACCGACCTGGTGGTCGCCACGGGCGGCCTGAAGGTCGTGCCCGACTTCGCCCTGGACGACTGCCCGGCCCTCGACGTGCTCGTCGTGCCCGGCGGCTGGGGCGTCCGCCCGCTCATGAACGACAAGCGGCTGCTCTCCTGGATCGGCGAGCGGGCCGGGGGCGTCGAGACGCTCGCCTCGGTCTGCACCTGCTCGATGCTGCTCGGCCAGGCGGGGCTTCTCGACGGCAGGCGGGCCACGACGCACTGGATGGCCCTGGACTGGATGCGGTCCTCGTTCCCGGCGGCCACCGTCCTGGGCGACCTGCACGTGGTCGAGGACGGCGGCGTGGTCACCTCGGCCGGAATCTCGGCGGGCATCGACATGGCGCTTCGGGTCGTCGGCCGGCACCACGGCGAGGCGTTGGCCCGAGCGACCGCCCGGTTCATGGAGTACCCGTTCCCCGAGGACAACCGGAGGCGGGTCTGA